ACCAAATTCAAGTCTTGGCTGCTTCTACCTCCCCTCAATGTTGTTTTCAAGAGCCAGACTGACAAattggttttatttgtttattaaatgcaTTTCTATCCTTCACTCATCCCTTTGAGGCTTTGGTGACCACTGAATGGTAACTGTCTGGTTTTCAGGCTATCCTTCATCCACCTGCTTTCTATTTCTTTACTCACTGATGATACAACACTTTAAATACAACACAGTAAGATAAAGTGAGGCAAAAATAAGAGATAAAAATACCAACAAAATaagtctttctctccccccccccgccaccagccccctgctttttgttcctttttttttcatctgcaggAACTGGACAATGGGTTCATTATCAGCATCATTatgtactgcagagctggaagggaccctatagatcagcgatggtgaacctatggcacacgtgccacagctgccatgcagagccctctctgcaggcaTGTGAGCCATTAGTTGCCAGATGGCTATCCCCAGCAgtcaaacctgaggaggcagctgcagccgcagtgctagtGCCACGACaggcggtgggccaggatccggagcagctggcgggGGTTGGGCACAATTGGAGTGGATCCAGAGTATGGTCTGGAGGCACCTTTGTGCcaaggattcccccttctgctgccacttccacttCCACCCCCACGTGCTGGGGGGTCccctccagtttgggcactcaggctcaaaaaggtttgccgtcactgctatagatcatcaagtctagcctttgtcaaggaggcacagtggggaatcaaattcctgaaCTCTgtctccccagccagatacctaacacacTGAGCTAGTGATGGTGATAGTTGCACTGTGTTCCCAGTGCTTCAGTTTGCCACCATTTTGTTGGCCCAAAGAGAAGGAATAGATGATAAAATGTTGAAATAGTGGTACCAACACTTGgataaaaattgcttttttgaactgcagctcccagaatcccccagacggTACGGCCATcctggttggaggattctgggaaatatagGGTAAAAAACCCAACCTTCTCTGGTTCTCATGTGCTCCTAATGGACTGGCCctggagaataagagagaaatGGGGTGAGAAGATCTAGACAACAAGCAAAATATAACCAGCCCTGTCCTTAGGTAAAATGAAGCACATGTCTTAGCTGATGGTTCCATTGAGGTGGCAATGAAGTGGAAGAGGTTGCTGTATACTTTGCAGATTGCTCTAAATGCTATAGATTGGCCTGGCACTTTCAGGTGTGGCAGAGGTCCATCATTACTCTTGAATAAATATTTGTTTGCCCGTTTAGGTGGCTTTTATAGAGGGAATGGAAAAGGGCCAGCAACATGTTCCTTATTCTGTCCTGGAGAAAATGTAACAGTGGGTATTCTCTGTAGATGACAGTCCTATGAAAGTTTGGAGCTAGCCTTGTGGCAGTATACCaaagtttgttttcttctcctgcaAACACTCTCTTCACTTTTTTCCCATTCAGGATCTTTCCTTGTTGCTCTTCCATAATGACTGAGCCTTTTTTGGGAACCTGGAAACTTATCTCTAGTGAAAACTTTGAGGAATATATGAAAGAACTGGGTGAGCAAGCTTGTGTCACTGCAGAATAAGAAATAGTTGTCTTTTCAACAACAGCTAAGTTGTCTGTAAAGTGATGTGATTAATCttgattttcacatttttttGTGTGACAGGAAATAAACCTTTATTTGAATAAGAACTTACACAAGTACAGTATGTGGTTATCTTCTCATAACAGttcctaaaatattttaaactgcatttggAAAATGGCTAATGGAATAATTAAACATTCAGCAAAATTTGCACTAAGCCTGAGTTTCGATTGTATAAAAATCTTCTCTTACACTCCCACTGAAGGCCTTTGACAACATACAGGAGCTAAAAGTAAAAACAGAGTACAGTACATGATTCTGTTTACATGACAGTCTAAGGCAGTAATCCTGGGAAGACCTTTTACAACCATATGTTATCTAAAATATACAGTCATATATACACTCCATCCAGCTACACAATTCAGAGATGCCTAATCTATACACTCTTGTCAGGCCTATTCCTCAAGCCCCCTCTGTTTAGTGCTGAGCAAGGAAACCTCCTTATCTCTGATCAGCTATCTAAGGGAGAAACTGGTGTGGGCTAGCTAAGGAAACTGAATGGGCCTTGTCTAGCATATGGGCCACGAGTTTCCTCTGTCTGATTTCCTGGCGtcctatatacatatacacagtGGTGGAAAATTATGTATTAAATTCCATGTGAGACTATTGTGTGTTTTACGTATATAGAAATGAAATACTTCAAAGGATCCTGTCATTATTCCTTCCCAGGAAGATCTTTAAAATGGTGTATGTACCTACTTAtctcagttctgcagttctaaaattttaTCAATTTATCTGGTTGATCTTCCAGAGCATAAGTACACAATCTTCTTCAGCAGAATCACTGGTTCAAAGCCACAAAAATTAATAAGCAGATTCTGCAGAATTGCTAAAGGGTACTGTTGCTTTAATGCTGTCTGAATTTTGTGTAAATTTCAAGTAGTGAAACATATTAGAGGATTTTCTTGTGTTTCTTCTCTTATatcaaataaagtatttcttagAATTTAATGCTCTGTAGACAAACTATAAACTTGAACTTGGAGTAATTGTATagaacttacttttgagtaaatgtCTGGCTGTGATTCCCActaaatgcaacaggatttctttCCATGCGAATGTGCAGATAATGACTTACGACATTATCTAGAAATGTTACAAGTGCCTCTACAATATAATTAATTGTGCCTTATGAAATAGCTGTAATTTAATATATTACTGTGAACCACATTTGACTCATTAAGCATTAGAATCTGGACCTAATCCAACATTCTAACCATTGTATCACAGGGCCTCATTAGAAGAGATGCTGATTCCTCATCTAAAAGTGGTGCACCATTATGAAGATAATACCATCTCTTTATTCCAACAGGGGCTTCCCTCAATCCACATTTAGCAAATTAGTTTGCAGTTGGGAAGGAGTGTACCTTTTCTTACATGTGTACTGTTTTAGATAAGCAGCATGGAAAGATTTGTGTGCCTGGAGTGATAACAGTGTAGAAGCACAGAAAACATACATTTGCTTTAACATGTGACCTGACCCCATACTGGTTCACTTTTGTCTCCTCTTTAGGAGTTAGTTTTTCCCAAAGGAAACTGGGCAGCCTAGCCAAACCTACTGTGATTGTCACCAGGGACAACGATGTTGTTACCATCAGAACAGAGACCGTCTTTAAAGTTAATGAGATCTCCTTCAGACTGGGCCAAGAGTTTGAGGAAACAACAATGGATAATAGGCATGTCAAGGTGATGATAACTGCTCTGTctaggattttttccccatgtgtTAGGAAACAGGGTATCTTGACAATGTGGTCTGTTAATTATCAGAACTTCAAAGTTATCAGAACCTAAAGTTAAAGACACATTTTCTTTGTGTGGAGAGGAAGTAGGCGACAGTGATGGTCATTTAGTAGTGAGAAGTTGAAGGGGCAGTGCCCTTATAACCTTTCCCCTCCTGTGATGTCTTTTTAGAGTATCGTAACATTGGACAACGGTGTGCTGGTACAAGTGCAGAAATGGAATGACAACTTCACTGTTATCAAAAGAAAATTAGTGGATAATAACATGGTGTCGGTGAGTTTCTTTTTCCCAGTTAATTCCAGAAAGATATAAACCAGTGTTCAAGACATTTAGTTTCATGTATAACACTGAGTCACTGAATATGGAGGACTGCAATATTTAGTCAGGTGATCCTAGTGTCTTTCCTAGCCTTCTTCA
This sequence is a window from Pogona vitticeps strain Pit_001003342236 chromosome 4, PviZW2.1, whole genome shotgun sequence. Protein-coding genes within it:
- the LOC110075874 gene encoding fatty acid-binding protein, adipocyte — protein: MTEPFLGTWKLISSENFEEYMKELGVSFSQRKLGSLAKPTVIVTRDNDVVTIRTETVFKVNEISFRLGQEFEETTMDNRHVKSIVTLDNGVLVQVQKWNDNFTVIKRKLVDNNMVSEFTMNDVTSTRVYTRA